In Tachypleus tridentatus isolate NWPU-2018 chromosome 7, ASM421037v1, whole genome shotgun sequence, a genomic segment contains:
- the LOC143255849 gene encoding uncharacterized protein LOC143255849, with protein MKMTLTGHLNFVSGTWQNLQRLYSFQTRFSGAMRPHLSNMAQLIATIAPIWHLRTRMLRLNTTKTYQELQCDVDYQRVFENTVTGLVYMNLLQESVMPHIREQFGDDDFYFQQDGAPPHYHHNVRAYLNENLPNRWIERRGRTEFPSRSPNPTPLDFFFLWGYVKDKVYSKTLATVNQLRIAIERECTKYQMK; from the coding sequence ATGAAGATGACCCTGACCGGACACttgaattttgtgagtggtacttggcaaaatctgcagaggttgtacagtttccaaacaagattttCTGGAGCGATGAGGCCACATTTAAGTAACATGGCTCAGTTAATCGCCACAATTGCACCTATTTGGCACCTCAGAACCCGCATGTTACGGTTGAACACCACGAAAACTTACCAGGAATTACAGTGTGATGTGGATTATCAGCGTGTTTTCGAAAACACGGTCACTGGTCTTGTTTATATGAACTTGCTGCAAGAATCTGTCATGCCACACATTCGAGAGCAATTTGGAGACGACGActtttatttccagcaagatggagcacctccccactaccatCATAATGTGAGGGCCTATCTTAACGAAAATTTGCCGAACAGATGGATTGAGCGAAGAGGTAGGACTGAATTCCCCTCACGTTCACCAAACCCCACacctctggactttttttttttatggggatacgtcaaagataaggtttatagcaAAACACTTGCAACAGTCAATCAGTTGAGAATAGcaattgaaagagaatgcaccaaataccaaatgaaatga